GTGGTTAAATATGGACTCCACatgtaatatataatagtataataatataacattatatgatgatgtaaattaaaacaatttcatGGATTGTAATGTACCACTGAGGACTTTCAACAGTGACATCCAGTGTTTAAATGTGGAACTGCAaggttttaactttttaaaaaatagtcttttttatttaaaaaaaaaaattatgatacaTAACCGTGTAGAttgggaatatatatatatatatatatatatatatatatatttatatttgataaATATTAAAGCCCTGAATGAGATGTTGTGTTCCTGTAGGGTTTAACAGCAGGGAGGTGAAGAGCCGCTCCTCCGATGGAAGAAGGCAGGGAGACAGCGAGATTCACGTAAACCCAGAGATTTATAAAAAGATTACAGACCGTGTCTccggtatacacacacacatttctctgtttatttaaacaaaatttatgttataaataataatataaattatttttaaacaaatattcaaacttaaattcctttttttttttagaccgaACGAAACGCAAACCGGTGGAGAAAGACAAGCAGCAGCAGGAGAGGAAGCTGATCAAACCCGTGAGGAAGATTTACAGATCTGCGTCTGTTCCTGAACCCAAAGCAGGTCTGATTGGATTAAGATTAGATTAGTTTGGACTACGCGTCAAACTACGATTTCATTAGCAGGACTAATGATCAGTTTTGATGATCAGATCAATGATTTTTGATTTAGGTTGCATTTgcatgaatttttatttacagactAATTTCAGAGAAAATTTAGACTAATTTTTAAATAGCATTAGATTAAGATTTAATCAGAACACCATTAGACTAGTAGTGTACTAGTATACTATCAGTATGCCTAGTGTTACCAGTTACGCATTAGATAAAGATTTTGTTATCCAAAAGACTGCTAAGTTAATGAGACTGCTAGTAAGGCTAGTAGCgcgtgagtgtgtatgtgtgtgtgtttgatgattGATGAGAAGTTTCATGATGAAGAATGAATCCTCAGAGCTGTTTTAAAGTTATAAACAGCTGGCCAGTGTATATAAACACATGATAATATGGTTGgagaaataataaatgttgtcAATGTTGTATATTAAAACACAATTCTCACGGTCATCTCTGTTCTCCTCTGTCTTTAGCGATCAGCGTGTCGTCATGGCGAGAGGGACAGAAACTGGTAAAGATGATGCTGGGGCCGTTGCCACGGGAACCTCGTGCTCAGtcggaggagagagagagacggacaggTGTGTACAGAACAGGTGTAATAGTCATAAACGATCGTTAGATGGTCTGAAACAACAGTTTTGGATTTGAtctgtatttaattattgttcatttttgtttttcacttttttaggTACTACATCTCGTTCCAGTTCTGCCACCAAGGTGGACCCTACCCACCGATCGAGATCAGGCAGCACAGAAAAACCTGCAGCAGCTCAACACTCCAGACCAGCTGGGGGCGCCAGGGTCAAAGAACAGCCCCCGAATCGAGGCTCTGTGCCACCAGGGGGAAACAGGGAGCGAGAAACATCAACAGCTCTGTCCTCCAGGCCACACAGAGGCAGCAGGGAGCGAGAATCTGGAGCAATTTCCAGGTCTCCAAGGGGCGGCGGCGCTCTCTCCTCCTCCAGCCTCGACTTTCTCCCCGCTGACATCCGCGGCATCCTGGACGATCTGCATCTGGAAGATGGCGGCGCCAGGTCACATGACGCAGGACGAGTCGGCAGGAAGAGGGCGGACCGAAGCCCGTCGAAGCAACGCCTCGAGAACACAGAGAGTCACCTGCCGAGGAAACGGCACTACGACTCTGACTCGGTGCGGCGctacatcgctaaacagcaggaggagagaaagaggaggcAAGCGGACGAGAGGCGGAGTCAGAGGGAGGAGCAGGAGAGGCGGAGTCAGAGACTGCAGGAGCTATACAAGAAACAGCGAGAGGGCGTCACCAAGCAACAAGCTCCTCCCCCGAGTCTCACAAACCCACTTCTGCAAGAGACGTACACCAAGATGCTCCTGGGACACACGCTGCAAcgggtatacacacacacacacgcacgcgcgcatACATACAAACGTACATACATGGGtgtcaggggtgtgtgtgtgtgtgtaaatgttttgtgaTGTTGTGTTCCAGGGGTATCAGCCGTCTGGGGAATCCGATAAAGAGAACAAAAGACTGGAACCACTCAGTCCCTCCACCAGCGAACTCTCAGAACACACACCGTCTCCACTGTGCaggtagcacacacacacacacacacacacacatacacacatgcacgcgcacATTAAACTTTATTTCAATGCAAAAACACAAGACTTATTCactttgtgtgtatgtagggCTGATTTAGTGGCGCCCCCTGCTGATCAGTTCTTCTCTCATCTCCTGAGTCTGGAGCCAGAGTGTGTAAActccaccacacacaccgtggacacacacaccacgAGTAGACAGAACCGCGTGGAGGCCCTGAAGGCGTGCGCCGCTTCCCTGTCTAGCCGAATCGAAACTGAAGCGAGAAAGCTTGTCACATACGGCAATGGTGGTGCCAACGATGGCCACGCCCACCGAACCAAACCTCCGAGCCCGCCGGAGAGAGAGCGGCCCGACTCCGCCTCCAGGCTCCACGGTGGCGCCGCTGAACTCCCCGGTGTCGGAAACCTGTACAGTTTCATCACCCGGGAGGGATGGGGTGAGATCACGAAACCCCGCCCGCACCCCATCAGCCCCGCCCTCCCGTTCACCGCGCAAGATGAGAAGCACGACTCGAGCGGAGGCTCCATCAGCGAGGGTGTCCTGAGCGACGGCAGCCTGTCCGACCCCGGCGATTACAGCGGGGTTTATAACGAGCACAACCACGCCCACGACCGTATCACGTTGTTCCGGAAAGAGGCAGAGCTCCACACGCCATATAGGCCTCTGGTGACATCACAGCCTCCGTGGGAGGAGCTAAGCAAGGGCAGCCCTCACAGTGTCATCAACATTTACGCCAAAAACCTCAAAAAATACGGTAACGGTAGAGTTCATGCTCAGTAAATTGTCTGTACGTCACTCAGGTGTACACCCATCCTGatctcatctgtgtgtgtgtgtgctcgtgtgtgtgtgtgtgtgtgtgtgctcgtgtgtgtgctcgtgtgtgtgtgtgtgtgtgctcgtgtgtgtgtgtgtgtgctcgtgtgtgtgtgctcgtgtgtgtgctcgtgtgctcgtgtgtgtgtgctcgtgtgtgtgtgctcgtgtgtgtgtgctcgtgtgtgtgtgctcgcgtGTGTGTGCTAGCGTGTGTGTGCTCGCGTGTGTGTGCTCGCGTGTGTGTGCTCGCGTGTGTGTGCTCGCGTGTGTGTgctcgcgtgtgtgtgtgcgcgctcgcgtgtgtgtgtgcgcgctcgcgtgtgtgtgtgcgcgctcgcgtgtgtgtgtgcgcgctcgcgtgtgtgtgtgcgcgctcgcgtgtgtgcgtgtgcgcgctcgcgtgtgtgcgtgtgcgcgctcgcgtgtgtgcgtgtgcgcgctcgcgtgtgtgcgtgtgtgtgtgtgtgtgtgtgtgcgctcgtgtgtgtgtgtgtgtgtgcagcgaTGGACACCACAGAAGCAGAGAGATCTCACAGCTTGGTGAACGGAGTAGTCTATGAAGACGACTTCATCTCCTGCAGCAGCAGCCAATCAGCATCGAGGAGAGCTGCTAATGGAATCAGGTGGGCGgggtttagtgtgtgtgtgtgtgtggattatgTAGGGAATACGGGGTTTGATTTGGATCATGTCCTAATTGATCCCTGCTCGTCTGTGCAGTAATGGGcggagctctgctgcagaggatgaGAAGAGAGACAGATTTCCTCACTCCCCTGCCTCCACCCCGATGTCCTCACCTTCCTCCGCCCACTCCGTCAGCAAGAGAGGtgacacacatacgcacacacacacacacacacactgtgtgtgtctttgtgatGCGCTGCTTCATGTTTGTCTTTTCCTTCCTCGCAGGTTCACAGAGAAGTTTGGAGCGCACCCTAGTGGACGTACAGAGAAGCGCATCCTCGTTTGTCTCTGAGCCTCGGAAGAGTGACTCGCCTCGAGGCTCTCACAGGAGTGCTGACGGTAACGGAACACCAGGGGGCGCATCAATGCACTCCACCCACAGGTCAGAATCTCTCTTACTGATTATGTCATTAGTTAATGTTACATGATGTTTACATGGTAgagaattgtgtgtgtttgtgtgagagcaGTGCGGTGTCTGAGCTCCCACAATTTCCCAAAAGCCCGGCTGACTCTCCCAGAATCTCCGGCTCATCGTCTTCCAGTCCTGCATCTGCCAAAGGCTCCGTCCCAAACACAGGGCCCGCCCATAGTGCAGTCTCCACCCCTGGACCCGCCTACAGCACCACAGGTACAGTTTATGCTAACACTGTTAGGGATGCACCTTTTAACACAGTTCATAATAAATTtaatccgtgtgtgtgtatgtgtttcagAGCTTCAGTTCGCCCCGGGCGTGCTGCAGCAGCGTCTCAGCGCAGAGCTGAACTTCCTGGACGCGGTGGAAGAGTCGGTGAGACAGCTGAGCGACGTGGAGAGAGTGCGTGCGGTGTCGCTGGCTCAGCAGGAGAGCGTCTCACTCGCGCAGATCATCAAGGTCAGGGTTTAATTCACAAATCCTTTATCCGTCGTGTGAGCCTGAGACCGAGCACTGATTTGTGATCTTTGACCTCTACAGGCTCAGCAGCAGAGGCAGGAGCGGGAGCTGCAGCTGTTGAAACTGAAAGCAGAGCAGGAAGCCCTGGAGACGCAGAGACACGTTCAGGAGAGCCGAGAGAGAGCGGCACAGGTACAGCGAGGCAACGAAATTCTACTGCTGTTATTAATACTTCTGTTGTTAATAAATAACGTTAGTACGCGCCGTTGAtgtttaaagagtttgtagaagtAGTTAAAAgggtaaagctaaaaataatctgctgatttttttatgtaatcagtgatattattattatttgaggttgaagcccacgtccatgtctgtgtgtctctctgtacagcagaactctctgtctaacttattaatacaaagaaatcccattctgtaaggttgagtatcttacgccttgtttacactaagttgtccttctttggtgctcagacaaatacactccctgttcggtaatcggagagtgaatcacagatgagaaatggaaaaagtagataaaaggataaagatgaagttttgtcttaaaaccactccagcgtgttaaaattcacttataccacttcagcgctgttatttcagccaaagtgaaaatatgaactaatcccagtaaaaatattcactttatcttttctaattaatatctattggtgcaggtgtttgtttacattgagacagcaGTGCATTAGTAGCTTAGGTTATAAGTAGATTAAGAAATCCAGCACATTGTATTTACTCATCGTTTAGCGCATTACGCTGTGCTttcagttcaggtattttacacgccctcacctcAGACTACtgcggatatgtttgctctaacgaaCTCGTGGTTTATCTTATAGTGGCGCTTTGCAACACTGCTTTAATTAGCTCAGTGGTATCAGAACACATGTGACAAATTGGTTTTAAACATCCTGCAGGAATAATAAACATACAGCGATCTGTCCATACATTCAGAGGgtacttgattttatttatttattttttttgagtaatTCATGCTGTCATgtaattttgtgttttgtgaggATTTGCGCACTTTGCAGGTGCGTTacgtttgtttttgtgtcttccACATACTCTGTTTACTAACAGTAAACTATCGCGTTGACTTTCTCTGTTGAGTGACACGTATGGCCACGCCCAccttgaggggaaaaaaacgctATATTCATCCAAAAAAAGCGTTGGATGGTATgatgtaatctggcacataTCTGTTCAGAATGTCACTTCTACTTTACATTTTGAGTTATTTTATGGTCCAGGTTTAACTTTAGACAAACACAGAAGGACTGGCAAAAGCTTCATTAAATTGTCAAAACATTTTTGTGATGTTGTGACAAAATCTCCaggacatacagacagatatacagacgTACAGAaatgagactggtttctggttctccagtgtatgaaaaaatacattgtAAAAGTGTTACCATGTAGTTTTTAAAAGCGCCAGTTCATTTAattttagtataaaaaaaaaaaaaaaaaagctaatggGAATCTtgagagtaagtgtgtgtgtatgtgtgtgttactcaGGCCCATGCAGAGCTCTGTGAGAATCTGGTTCAGTCCCATCAGAAGGCTCTCATGGAGCTGCACGAGAACAGCAGCAGGATGATCCAGCAGCACACCGACACGGCGCAGCACCTCCTAGAGGTCACTCACGttattacaacacaaaacagcACAGCACAAAATGCAACACAATCTATTTAACAATCTAGCACTTAAGTTAGTTTTATTACACCTCATACAAAGTAAATTTTAATCATTAGTTGCCGCACTTTTTAGAAAGCAAGTTGGTCATTACTTAAAGATTACAGATGGAGGTAATTGCAGTTAAGTTGAACTATTAAAAACAATTAGATAAAGAATATGTATTTTTGCTGCTAGTGGCTGTAAGCATTTTAGCAAACTTTGGCTAATGCTAAAGTGCTACTTTGAGAGCCTAAACTGATGAGCCTAAAATTGAACTGATGAGCCTAAAAAAATTCAAGCATCGTAAAATTTCATCTTGCGAACCTTCTTTCTTCAGCAAGACATTTGTAGCAGTTCTGTTGTAACTTCTTTTGGCGTTCCTATTCGTTTTAGTAGTGCAGCCTTTGATTggtcaacaacaacaataataattgttttcAGCACCGCAAAATAGTTAATGTTACATTAATTTATCTCTTACCCGCACAAGGCCTTACACTCGGGTGTCCCAAGAAATCATTTATCAAAATTGTGATGTTGGTTGTGATATACCCGTGTTACCACCCAAAATTTGTGTGTTTCAGATGACGGAGATGACCCGCTCTCAGATCCCCAACGTTCCCCCTGTAACACCTGTGAGGCAGCCACACCCACATACAGACAGGTAACCAATCAAAAAAAGGTCCCTGCTCTGGAGCATATGAGTGTTACCTCATATAATGCACCATGCTTTACTACACTGTAGTTGAGTATatcatgaatgtgtgtgtgtgtgtcattagtAGGAGTGGCGTCTCAGCAGAGAAAACACCAACAGTAGACACCCCACAGAGTAGCTTGACCGAGTCTGAGTCTTTTAGGATACACTCCttgaggtacacacacacacacacacacacacaccttcctgtGGCAGAGCTCCTGCACTACTGATCCTCACAGATAGTGGTTTAAAACGTCTCTTTGTGCACAGCGAGCGGCAGGGTGACGGCGGCGTGGACCGGAGCAGCTCCGTGGAAGACGATGCCAACACCGCCGCTGACGACTCGCTCCAAGGTGAGAGGTCGAGGGTCATGTCTGTCAGTCCTCATGACAGCCACTGGTGTGAGATTTTAGACGTCATGGTTGACTTCCTGTCATCTCTCGCTCTTCCGTCCCAATTAGCAGACAGCGTCTCCATCAATTATTCCTCGAAGTTTGACGAGTCTGTGACCGAGGACGAGCTGGAGAAGTCCTTCCGCTCCGTGCTTCCGTCCGAGTCTCACTGGAGGGGATCGGTGGAGAGGAAGCGGCAATCGGACGAGGAACCGAACCCCGAGAAATCGTCTAACAAGgtgactgcacacacacacacacactcacacacacaatgtatatACCATAATCCATACTGAactttgtctctgtgtgcatcgTGTCCAGCAGGACAGCAGTGTCCCTGTGTTCTCGGCGGATCAGTACAGCTTCTCGGAGTTCACCATGACGATGGTGAAGCAGTGCATGCAGGAAGAGGAAGTCCGCTCTCAGCACCAGAGCTCCCTGCTGCGCCTCCGACACCGAGCGCTCAAGGAGAAAACCCGCGCTGAGCTCGAGTGGCTCGAGCTCCAAAAGAGGCAGGAAACTCCGCCCACACCCCCATAAGCCACGCCCATATTTCCTAATcgaagtttcacacacacaacacacacacacacacacactttctgcgtctttgatttattttactccAGACTCAAGTTCTCATAATACTTATTGTATGGATATAGCTCCACCCACATTTTTCTGACTCCACCCAGATGTAGAGCATTTGCACTTATAAAACATAACTACTTAACAGTCTAATATAATCCCAGTGATGTGATCAGAAGCCCATTGCTAAAATCACATTATGTAGTTCACTCATCTTCACCCTGCCTATTATAACTCCTCCCCCTCCACTCCGCTCATCCctccttttctgttttatttcgtAAATATGATCCGTTTAACTACTTTCGTTCTCTCTTACGTCCTCGAGCTCCCACAGTTCCTCACCGCTGTGTTAGATTCTGCGATGCTGTGTGAAGGTTGTGATGTCCATTCctgtctcactccctctctgTGTTTCCTCAGGCGTCTGCGCGATAAGGGAGAGGACGATAAAATGCCTCCAATCCGCAAGAAACAGCGCGGCCTTCTGCTCAAGCTACAGCAGGAGCAGGTAAAGAGCTCGACATCCTGTTACAGCAACTAGGTTACACTTGGGTAAACTCACAGGTACACAAGTAacgccctgtgtgtgtgtgtgtgtgtgtgtgtgcgcgcgcaggcAGAGATCAGGAGGCTGCAGGAGGTGAACCGGGCAGCGCGGAGAGAGAGGAAATTATTGCTGAAACAGCAGGAGGAGATCGAGAGGATCCAACACACCACACTGAGACTGAGGGAGAAACTCAGGAACGCTGAAGATACAAACcaggtctctcacacacattctctctctctctctctctccccctcacacacacacacacacacatacgtacgTATGTACGTACGTACGTTCTGCAGCTGTCCTATTGCTCTATCAGTCTGAGTGAGGTGTATTAGATAGAGACAGTGATGTCTGGCACTGATACACACTCCAGTGTAttactctgtttaaaaaaaaaatctcccacaatgcactgcagcGTTGTAGTCTCTCTTCCCTGAAACATccataatgtaaatgtgtagaaggattgttttattaacttttctAACTCTTATGTGCTCTCAGAGGTCACCTGTGTCAGGTGTGAGTGAGGACTTGACTCCTCCCACCGAGCTGGATGTGGAGTTCCGTAGCCCCTCCCCCGTATCTGTGTCAGGAAGTGAGACGAGCAGTGTCATGAAGAAACTGAAGATGATGAGTTATCACACAGATGAAaggtaacacacatacacaaacacaccattTATTTACAGAGATTTGGGACGACatgaaaaaagcaaacagattttaaaaaataataattttggcgttttttttaattaagagatcgttatggtgtgtgtgcgtgtgtgagttaAATGGTGTTAGTAGGTTCCTCCTATCCCATGGTTTAATGTGTCttgaagtctgtgtgtgtgttgctcttTTTATTCCCTATTTCACATGGaaggtttttattcttttggtaacaggaagtgatgtactctctctctctctccctttctctcttttccatTCCTCCTTTATTGTTcctcctttgtttttgtttttttgccgttgtgttgtgtgtttttagcAGCAGCTCTCCTGTGCAGTGTCTCTTCTCCATGTTTAGTGCCCTGCACTGGGCGTGGCTGCGTGTGTCTCTCCCTAAACTCCACCCTCACTTCCTCGTTATCTACAGTCAGTTGGTCAGGTACAGTACAGCACTCTGCAATGGAGCATGCTGTGTGTACAGggcaagaaaaacaacaacaatcatattaacagactgtgtgtgtgtgtgtaaatgtgcgtTTGTGTTTGAGGGGGGCATGTGTGGTGATTTGGAGATCCTTAAAGTGCGCAGAGTTCAATAAATATAGCGGTGTAAATTTAGAAATTTAGTATAAAGTGAATAGAATTGGAGTAGCAGCATGGGTTAGTgatgaggaggatgaggatGCAGTGCACTTTCTGGTGCTGTGAGATTCTTCTGATGATCACTCacagtttggtgtgtgtttgagtttgGTTTCTGCTTTGCTTATGACTAATAACTTCCATCACTCCTTAacctttgttctctctctctctctctcaggtttcTAACTCAGCGTGAACTGCGGTTGGTGCATTGGCGTCAGCAGGTGGAGGCGGAGCTGAGGCGTTCGGATGGGGCGGAGTCCCTGATGAAGGGACGGGCACTCTCGGACCAACACACCCTGCAGAAACACAGCACAGATGAtctgcagagagacagacaagaggagagaaagacaggACGAGGTGAGGGACACGGAGGGAGAGAAGAAGACAAGGAGCAGGGGAAAAAAGGGAATATGGTCAAATATATaggaagatgagagagagagacagtgatggatagacagacagtTAGAGAGATTGATAAATGGAATGAAAGACATTGATAAAATGAGACGGGCATTATTGGTGAGGCAGGAAGAGACAGAAAAGTAAAGATGGGAAGACAAACACTGTtggagacagacaggtaaaaGAAGTAGCTGAGAGGGAGACAGATGCTGATTAAAAGATCTATAACCATCTATGTAtctagtctgtctgtctgtctatctatctatctatctgtctcacATACCTGCATGTACCTGAGATGAGGGagaaaaagacatgcagacacaGGCATAAGTGGATAGGGACATATACAgtgtaggagagagagagagacagccgGAGAGTGTGAAAGCTGTGGTGTTTCGGCTCAGTTTTAAACAGACGGgtagatacagagagagacagacagacggacaattcaatttatttatatagcgcttttaacaatggtcattgtctcaaagcaggacaaaagaaaataacacaGTATTCATGAGTTCTAAAATGCACACTACCTCACTTAAGTGTGCCAAGATAGTGCACTTCCTCTTAGGATTTCTGTTACCATGACAACTCATCGGTCCCTGTCTGGACTGTGTCCCAAACCGAGTGGTTTAATAATTAACCCTGTGTCTGTCCATGTGCACTAATTCACCTTTATTTAATCCCTGTCCAGAAGCGCGCAGTGAGGAAGACTTGTCTCCGGCGCTGTCCGTCTCCAGCATACACACTGTGCAAGAGTGTGAGAACACACACAGTCGTgaggtgagacacacacacacacacacacacacacacacacacacagttcattgTTCACTGTTTATATGGTCTATAATTTAACAAAGCAGGAGGAGTCAAgaagacagatggacagacagacgcacacactcggagagaaagagacagacaggcacgcGGAGCGAAAGAGACATACAAgcgcacgcatgcacgcacgaggagcgaaagagacagacaggcacgcGGAgcgaaagagacagacaggcacgcGGAGCGAAAGAGACATACAagcgcacgcatgcacacacgaGGAGCGAAAGAGACATACAAgcgcacgcatgcacgcacgaggagcgaaagagacagacaggcgcGCGCATGCACGCACGAGGAgcgaaagagacagacagacaggcaggcgcGCGCATGCACGCACGAGGAgcgaaagagacagacagacagacaggcgcgCGCATGCACGCACGAGGAgcgaaagagacagacagacagacagtcgcGCGCATGCACGCACGAGGAgcgaaagagacagacagacaggcgcgcgcacgaggagagagagagacagacaggcgcaCGCacgaggggagagagagaaagagagagacagacaggcgcacgcacgaggagagagagacagacttcaGGACAGATGCTGATGGACCAAAGATTTTGTGAACACAAattttaactgtgtgtgtgtgtgtgtgtgtgtgtgtgtgtgtgtattacagtCTCCCCAAGTTCATGCGAGTTCCACCAGTAAAGTGACCTCACACAGCAGCTCCAGAAAGCCAGACCTCCCTTCATCAGCTCCAACATCTGGTCAgaaaaacactcactcactcactcactttagCTTTAAATCACTGTGTCCAACACCAGAAAGCTGAGTTTGTTTCCTAATCTCTCTCCCTCGCCCCCATGCAGAGGCAGCATCGGATCAGAGTGACATCGAGGGGCGTGTCCTGGCTCTAAGGGCGGAGCTTCGCAGGCGTAAAGCTGAAGTCCAGCGTCTAAAGAAGGAGCAGAGACTGAGACACAAAGAGAGACTGAAAGCTCAAGAGGCCAGTCTGCTCAAACAGCTGGAGGTAAGGGGAcgcacacgcacagacacacacacacacacaaaatataaaagtagTGTAATTCTGCACCTGTCTCTGTCCACGCAGTCCTACAACGACTTCATCGAGAAGACCAAAGCCGAGCTGAGTGAAGCGGACGGTGCCACTTCTGCTAAACCTCAGATCAAGACTCCGACATCGGGGTCACACAAGTCCAGTACCAGAAACTCCACCTCAGACAGGTCAGACGCCGTGTCCATGCTGCGTCTCCTCCTCCATCTCAGTGCTCTCTGTGATCTGAATAAAACTTCACCTCTTCTTCACAGGTCTGAAACCGAGAGGAGTTTCACAGGAAGGAGTCACGAATCCGAATCTGAGCGATCAGACAGGATACACACAGAGTCTCCGGTGCTGAGTGGTGCGTAAACACAAACACTGTCAAAGTCTCAACTCTTTGCAGATTAGATCTACAGTGCATCTTGGAAAATTTTATTGTAGTGCAATAGATTGCGGTTTAGGACGTAACCATGTTAGCCTTCATCACCTTTTCATCCTCACCAGGCAACAGGAAATGCTTCACTGCAGAATTTAGCTGTGAGTttgacattaaattaaataacccACATGTGAACCCACACGCTCGTTGCTTTGTGTCTTTCCTTTCTCAGATGATGATCCTCCCACTGTGACCCCAACACCAGTACTGGGAAGCCCAAATCATCTGAGTCCACCTGAACCGCAGCACGATGAACACATCCGACCCAAAAGCCCCGCCAGACTGGAACCGGACACCTCGTCCAATCAGATCTTAGCCTCCAGCCCGAGGTCAGAGGTCATAGAGGAGCTGGAAACTCCAAGGGCGAATTTGTCCGAGTCAGAACACTCGTATCCGGCGCTTAATCTGAAAAGCCAGGACTCGAAAGAGGATTTCTCTAAAAATGAAGCAGAAATTGCTCTTGCTGTAAAAGACAGCCATGAAGAGAGAGAATTTGTGAATAATTCTGTAGATATTAAATCCAGTTCCTCACACGCAACTAAGCCAGAACCAAAAGAACCCAAACTC
This region of Clarias gariepinus isolate MV-2021 ecotype Netherlands chromosome 9, CGAR_prim_01v2, whole genome shotgun sequence genomic DNA includes:
- the cep350 gene encoding centrosome-associated protein 350 isoform X4; translation: MWSQSGGEEAPATELRAGENELSSTWRNLNQSKAALRHIENQMEAAVGSGVVITSLNTEKTHKHRGRRSSEGDDAVGKPRPQSRSSPDKSSRSPLRTSTQDNTHTSHRPASSPLDSSLSRLVYERDCRPLHAADADSTRSSALEATTVRVLNDLSALQRSEGTVEGSEVSPGSARLEKLRQRRTDEKLEKLKERIRRQREQLEEAATADKGKERAIGAGQGTDSTHQHVTKVRKVAAAPPAPNYKGFNSREVKSRSSDGRRQGDSEIHVNPEIYKKITDRVSDRTKRKPVEKDKQQQERKLIKPVRKIYRSASVPEPKAAISVSSWREGQKLVKMMLGPLPREPRAQSEERERRTGTTSRSSSATKVDPTHRSRSGSTEKPAAAQHSRPAGGARVKEQPPNRGSVPPGGNRERETSTALSSRPHRGSRERESGAISRSPRGGGALSSSSLDFLPADIRGILDDLHLEDGGARSHDAGRVGRKRADRSPSKQRLENTESHLPRKRHYDSDSVRRYIAKQQEERKRRQADERRSQREEQERRSQRLQELYKKQREGVTKQQAPPPSLTNPLLQETYTKMLLGHTLQRGYQPSGESDKENKRLEPLSPSTSELSEHTPSPLCRADLVAPPADQFFSHLLSLEPECVNSTTHTVDTHTTSRQNRVEALKACAASLSSRIETEARKLVTYGNGGANDGHAHRTKPPSPPERERPDSASRLHGGAAELPGVGNLYSFITREGWGEITKPRPHPISPALPFTAQDEKHDSSGGSISEGVLSDGSLSDPGDYSGVYNEHNHAHDRITLFRKEAELHTPYRPLVTSQPPWEELSKGSPHSVINIYAKNLKKYAMDTTEAERSHSLVNGVVYEDDFISCSSSQSASRRAANGISNGRSSAAEDEKRDRFPHSPASTPMSSPSSAHSVSKRGSQRSLERTLVDVQRSASSFVSEPRKSDSPRGSHRSADGNGTPGGASMHSTHSAVSELPQFPKSPADSPRISGSSSSSPASAKGSVPNTGPAHSAVSTPGPAYSTTELQFAPGVLQQRLSAELNFLDAVEESVRQLSDVERVRAVSLAQQESVSLAQIIKAQQQRQERELQLLKLKAEQEALETQRHVQESRERAAQAHAELCENLVQSHQKALMELHENSSRMIQQHTDTAQHLLEMTEMTRSQIPNVPPVTPVRQPHPHTDRSGVSAEKTPTVDTPQSSLTESESFRIHSLSERQGDGGVDRSSSVEDDANTAADDSLQADSVSINYSSKFDESVTEDELEKSFRSVLPSESHWRGSVERKRQSDEEPNPEKSSNKQDSSVPVFSADQYSFSEFTMTMVKQCMQEEEVRSQHQSSLLRLRHRALKEKTRAELEWLELQKRRLRDKGEDDKMPPIRKKQRGLLLKLQQEQAEIRRLQEVNRAARRERKLLLKQQEEIERIQHTTLRLREKLRNAEDTNQRSPVSGVSEDLTPPTELDVEFRSPSPVSVSGSETSSVMKKLKMMSYHTDESSSSPVQCLFSMFSALHWAWLRVSLPKLHPHFLVIYSQLVRFLTQRELRLVHWRQQVEAELRRSDGAESLMKGRALSDQHTLQKHSTDDLQRDRQEERKTGREARSEEDLSPALSVSSIHTVQECENTHSRESPQVHASSTSKVTSHSSSRKPDLPSSAPTSEAASDQSDIEGRVLALRAELRRRKAEVQRLKKEQRLRHKERLKAQEASLLKQLESYNDFIEKTKAELSEADGATSAKPQIKTPTSGSHKSSTRNSTSDRSETERSFTGRSHESESERSDRIHTESPVLSDDDPPTVTPTPVLGSPNHLSPPEPQHDEHIRPKSPARLEPDTSSNQILASSPRSEVIEELETPRANLSESEHSYPALNLKSQDSKEDFSKNEAEIALAVKDSHEEREFVNNSVDIKSSSSHATKPEPKEPKLPEIPSPIDSTPDVSPGKNDSEHKPSTSPSVLSYNDDFESVEHRHPQSPLSEDPEENSYKFSFSSSDGEIEEEISTKSGNTSGTSEQDRPLDLNVLAKEIIDDAVYSAAKSLVDEMPDYVIGDRVLVSNTQPGTLRFKGWTSFAGGFWAGVELDVPEGSNDGTYNGVVYLQCEEKHGIFAPPGKISHLPETFQSRTRTSVEEDSSFDDQSNEMAKTNNLSDETLQDNDETKEVSDSKLSDITKDLKIDSTAGDAEIFHDLNGADPPVSPEKSEDIVLKLKDIPRVEEIQKDQTPDILDLLIHSETSTATEDLQKTLDVGPIADGSVTNEGKSVTTLTNTLMERFMSDALKQFQQIKKAKEEKISAANQIAFLDEDEEPSENHHFDKDQDGVSSPELCHQAESPVLGQELLVQRLAELELNREFLHVLSDEPDWFDEDFGLSSRKHAQHKNKLRQEELASAPAAKLPHVRPQEEPAAPAMVVPHKAPEVEKLASAALLEIWRSCGMERGNRSLTSAPKPRASETLLGDESGEECVRSYKQAVFDLSWELMQEIYAEDPNTNRPPWVKPRRVNSPYIHRITDTSDLTKVQEFVTGEVLKLYRLNKEHNHRTDWQKMLKFGRKKRDRVDHILVQELHEEEALWVNYDEDELLVKMQLADGILDTLLKDTVDLLTHIHQRRSTRALS